In Streptococcus parauberis NCFD 2020, the sequence ATGGTGACCTGCCAATGGCAGTTACTTTCTCACAAGATCGGATTGAAAAAATTGATATTGATTCTTCAGGTGAAACTGGTGGTATAGCTGATGTGGTCTTCACACGTATCCCAAATGAAATCATTGAAGGTCAAACCTTAAATGTTGATTCAGTTTCAGGAGCCTCAGTAACATCTAATGGTGTACTAGATGGTGTATCTAAAGCCATTAAAAAAGCAGGAGCAAACCCAGCGGCACTAAGAAGTCGTGCTAAAGCACCGTCAGCATTAGACCATGAAGATAAAATCTATCAAGCTGATTTGGTTATCGTCGGTGGTGGTGGTGCTGGATTAGCAGCAGCTGCACGAGCCTTGCAAGAGGATAAGAAAGTTATTGTGGTTGAAAAATTCCCATCAGTAGGTGGGAATACCGTTCGTGCAGGTGGGCCTATGAATGCACCTGATCCGGATTGGCAAAAAACTTTTGCAGCCAATCCTGGCGAAGCACATAATCTAGAAGGTTTAATGAATATGGATGATAGTCAAATAGATGCTGAATATTTAGACGATTTCCATGCTTTGAAACTTGAATTGGAAGATTATCTAAAACAACCAACTTATTTATTTGATTCTAAACTGTTGTACCGGATTCAAACTTATATCGGTGGTAAACGTAAAGACTTACAAGGTAATGAAATTCATGGCGACTATAATCTCGTAAAAATCATGACAGAACGTGCTTTAGAGTCTGTTCGTTGGTTAGAGGATGTTGGAGTAGAGTTTGACCACAGTGATGTCACAATGCCAGTTGGTGCACTTTGGCGTCGTGGGCACAAACCATTTATGCCAATGGGGGTTGCTTTCATTTCAGTTCTTAATAAATATGTCCTTGAACATGGTGGAATAATCTTAACAGATAGTCCAGTTAAAGAATTAATTGTTGAGGCAGGTCGAGTAAAGGGCGTAATAGCAAGAGGACGTAATGGTCAAACACTAACAATTAATGCCAATGCTGTTATTCTTGCTTCCGGTGGCTTTGGGGCAAATACCAAGATGTTGCAACAATATAACACCTACTGGACAGAAATTGCTGACGATATCAAGACTTCAAATACACCAGCTGTGACAGGTGATGGTATCCTATTAGGTCAAAGTGTAGATGCTGATTTAGTTGGAATGGGCTTCACCCAAATGATGCCAGTTTCAGATCCAGAAACAGGTGCATTATTCTCAGGTCTACAAGTACCACCAGCTAACTTCATTATGGTCAATACTGAAGGCAAACGTTTTGTTAATGAGTATGGCAGTCGTGACCAGCTCTCACAAGCAGCAATTGATAATGGTGGTTTATTCTACCTCATTGCTGATGATCTGATTAAAGAAACCGCCTATAACACTAGTCAAGAAAAAATAGATGCTCAGGTAAAAGCAGGTACACTTTACAGAGATGATACTATTGAAGGACTAGCTGTTCAACTTGGTATGGAACCATCAGTTCTTGCTGAAACAATTGCTAACTATAACAAATATGCCGATCAAGGATTTGACCCAGAGTTCAATAAGGGTGCCTTTGATTTGAAAGTTGTGAAAGCTCCATTTTATGCAACTCCTCGTAAACCAGCAGTTCACCATACTATGGGTGGTATAAAAATTGATACACAAGCCCATGTTCTTGATACTAAGGGACAAATTATCAATG encodes:
- a CDS encoding flavocytochrome c — its product is MKFVGIIGTNAKTSYNRQLLTFMKKHFEDQASIELLEIDQVPMFNESDDQTHSQIIQDITKTIESSDGVIIATPEHNHSIPSSLNSLIEWLSFNVHPLAGKPVMIVGASYSEQGSSRAQLHLRQILDAPGVNATVMPGSEFLLGNVHQAFDQDGNIKDSKTVDFLESCFYRFARFATIANQLNQDEEIFYEPGTYQVTTVGHNGDLPMAVTFSQDRIEKIDIDSSGETGGIADVVFTRIPNEIIEGQTLNVDSVSGASVTSNGVLDGVSKAIKKAGANPAALRSRAKAPSALDHEDKIYQADLVIVGGGGAGLAAAARALQEDKKVIVVEKFPSVGGNTVRAGGPMNAPDPDWQKTFAANPGEAHNLEGLMNMDDSQIDAEYLDDFHALKLELEDYLKQPTYLFDSKLLYRIQTYIGGKRKDLQGNEIHGDYNLVKIMTERALESVRWLEDVGVEFDHSDVTMPVGALWRRGHKPFMPMGVAFISVLNKYVLEHGGIILTDSPVKELIVEAGRVKGVIARGRNGQTLTINANAVILASGGFGANTKMLQQYNTYWTEIADDIKTSNTPAVTGDGILLGQSVDADLVGMGFTQMMPVSDPETGALFSGLQVPPANFIMVNTEGKRFVNEYGSRDQLSQAAIDNGGLFYLIADDLIKETAYNTSQEKIDAQVKAGTLYRDDTIEGLAVQLGMEPSVLAETIANYNKYADQGFDPEFNKGAFDLKVVKAPFYATPRKPAVHHTMGGIKIDTQAHVLDTKGQIINGLYAAGEVAGGLHAGNRLGGNSLTDIFTFGRIATETAIKEHC